One segment of Pseudomonas pohangensis DNA contains the following:
- a CDS encoding PqqD family protein: MDILDIPLIPSDQAIESSVGDETVLLNLANGTYYGLDPVGTRIWALLKEDHTPREIVPLLVAEYEVETAVIENDLRRFLTDLQTHGIVVSG; this comes from the coding sequence ATGGATATTCTCGACATCCCGCTGATCCCTTCCGACCAGGCCATCGAAAGCAGTGTCGGTGACGAAACCGTTTTGCTGAATCTGGCCAACGGCACCTACTACGGCCTCGACCCGGTGGGCACGCGCATCTGGGCGCTGCTCAAGGAAGACCATACGCCGAGAGAGATCGTGCCTCTGCTGGTCGCGGAGTACGAAGTTGAAACCGCAGTAATCGAAAACGATCTGCGGCGCTTTCTCACCGACCTGCAAACCCACGGCATCGTGGTCAGTGGCTAA
- a CDS encoding glycosyltransferase family 4 protein, which yields MFAVVSNFFGSLLICMAVIALLLPLSHRLGWLDKPDARKQHEAPTPAIGGFGVFLGIVLPFLLGNGLSVETLSFVAGGLLLVLVGALDDRFHINWKIRLAVQLLATLVMIYGTGARAEHIGPLFGFGDIELGAWSVPFTVFITLSLINVLNMFDGIDGLIGMVTAAVTSMFVCAAVYSGAYDIAEGLFCALGALTGFLWFNLRRPGQARARVFLGDAGSGFIGFLLAFVIFRLTQNPGHPVSPVLGPYLLVPPIVDGLVVIVHRVRKGISPFAAGRDHAHHLMLDAGFSVTRIVVLMTALTLVAGLFGALSMLLDVPAPVLVMLYILMTFTWFWITETRERALRFLGWLQRKVIGGVSAVEQSS from the coding sequence ATGTTCGCCGTAGTATCCAATTTCTTTGGATCGTTGCTGATCTGCATGGCAGTCATTGCCCTGTTGCTGCCGCTGTCGCACCGTCTGGGCTGGCTGGACAAGCCCGATGCGCGCAAGCAGCACGAAGCCCCGACGCCGGCGATCGGTGGCTTTGGCGTGTTTCTGGGTATCGTGTTGCCGTTTCTGCTGGGCAATGGCCTGAGCGTCGAAACCCTGAGTTTTGTCGCGGGCGGCTTGCTGCTGGTGCTGGTTGGCGCGCTGGATGACCGCTTTCATATCAACTGGAAAATCCGCCTTGCCGTGCAGTTGCTGGCAACCCTGGTGATGATCTACGGCACCGGCGCACGCGCCGAGCATATCGGGCCGCTGTTCGGTTTTGGCGACATCGAGCTGGGTGCGTGGAGCGTGCCGTTCACCGTCTTTATTACGCTGTCGCTGATCAATGTGCTGAACATGTTTGACGGCATTGATGGCCTGATCGGCATGGTCACTGCGGCGGTGACTTCCATGTTCGTCTGCGCAGCGGTGTATTCCGGTGCCTACGACATTGCTGAAGGGCTGTTCTGCGCACTCGGGGCGCTGACGGGTTTTCTCTGGTTCAACCTGCGTCGCCCCGGGCAGGCCAGGGCGCGGGTGTTTCTCGGTGACGCCGGTAGCGGTTTCATCGGCTTCCTGCTGGCTTTCGTGATCTTCCGGCTGACGCAGAATCCCGGGCATCCGGTCAGCCCGGTGCTGGGCCCTTATCTGCTGGTGCCGCCGATTGTTGATGGTCTGGTAGTCATCGTGCACCGCGTGCGCAAGGGCATTTCACCCTTTGCGGCAGGCCGTGACCATGCCCATCATCTGATGCTGGATGCAGGTTTCAGCGTCACCCGGATTGTGGTGCTAATGACTGCGCTGACATTGGTCGCCGGCCTTTTCGGCGCCCTGAGCATGTTGCTTGATGTGCCAGCGCCGGTGCTGGTGATGCTCTACATCCTGATGACTTTCACCTGGTTCTGGATAACCGAAACCCGCGAGCGGGCCTTGCGTTTTCTTGGCTGGCTGCAGCGCAAGGTGATCGGGGGTGTGTCAGCTGTTGAGCAGTCTTCGTAA
- a CDS encoding lasso peptide biosynthesis B2 protein: MAKQLIRHLLQDMGRVLRLGPSGWHDLLRAMLELALARYRLGAQQPRQLLQQARQFSQPRPSATLRDGVIAQRVAFAIPRVAARLPWRADCFIQAMAAQRWLQRKGIASALMIGTRKDQYGTFQAHAWLTCNEQIITGGDISGYVPLVTPETAL, from the coding sequence GTGGCTAAACAGTTGATTCGCCACCTGCTGCAGGATATGGGGAGAGTCCTGCGACTGGGCCCCAGCGGTTGGCACGACCTGCTGCGTGCCATGCTGGAACTGGCGCTGGCCCGCTACCGCTTGGGAGCGCAACAACCCAGGCAACTGCTGCAACAAGCCCGTCAGTTCAGCCAGCCAAGGCCATCAGCAACGCTCCGGGATGGAGTCATTGCGCAGCGGGTAGCCTTCGCCATTCCACGCGTAGCCGCGCGGCTGCCATGGCGTGCTGATTGCTTCATCCAGGCCATGGCCGCCCAGCGCTGGCTGCAGCGCAAAGGCATTGCCAGCGCATTGATGATCGGCACCCGCAAGGACCAATACGGCACCTTCCAGGCCCACGCCTGGCTGACCTGCAACGAGCAGATCATCACCGGCGGCGATATCAGCGGCTATGTACCGCTGGTGACGCCGGAAACGGCACTTTGA
- a CDS encoding REP-associated tyrosine transposase — protein sequence MPAFHDAQGHRLRTGRHSEIGRTYLLTTVVKEREPIFRNWQLGRLLVSGMRDEALTGQIQSLAWVIMPDHLHWLVELNAGKLDALMRRVKSRSALALNRLTGRTGPLWQPGYHDHAVRQEEDLRAVARYVVANPLRAGLVKQIGDYPLWDAVWL from the coding sequence ATGCCTGCATTTCATGACGCTCAAGGACACCGCCTCAGAACTGGCCGGCATTCAGAGATCGGCCGCACCTACCTGCTGACTACCGTCGTAAAAGAACGAGAACCCATATTCCGGAACTGGCAGCTCGGGCGATTGCTAGTGAGCGGCATGCGGGATGAAGCGCTTACGGGACAAATACAGTCGCTGGCCTGGGTCATCATGCCGGATCACCTGCATTGGCTGGTTGAGCTCAACGCCGGAAAGCTGGACGCGCTGATGCGCAGGGTAAAGTCTCGCAGCGCCCTTGCGCTAAACCGCCTGACAGGGCGGACAGGGCCCCTCTGGCAGCCTGGATACCATGATCATGCCGTGCGCCAGGAGGAAGACTTGAGGGCGGTGGCGCGCTATGTAGTCGCCAATCCACTGCGCGCCGGATTGGTCAAACAGATCGGTGACTACCCATTGTGGGATGCTGTATGGCTCTGA